In Nocardioides cavernae, a single genomic region encodes these proteins:
- a CDS encoding sensor histidine kinase → MSRARAFLARHGLDLLVVATAVVTAVGTLLRDDLENPDGPLFVLELLGITSSVLVLLARRRFPFAAPATTWLVCAALSFVDPQLIVNGAGILVAGMGAAVLLGTVRNASLSRLGLVIALASSLTVVRNGPSSTTDDMISVPVMFALGWLVGWSLRERTERTEAAEERARIAELEREAAARVAVAEERGRIARELHDVVAHAVSVIVLQVGAVRHRMPEDAAADREALRNVEEAGRTALTEMRRLLAAMRDDEDAPELAPTPGLDDLDRLVRDVRAAGLDVRVEVRGTPVALPRGLDLSAYRIVQEALTNSLRHSGAARAEVVVAYAPSELSLQVHDLGGNGARPTVGASGGHGLVGIRERVKLFEGDLDAGPAPGGGFLVRARLPLGGGT, encoded by the coding sequence GTGAGCCGAGCGCGGGCCTTCCTCGCCAGGCATGGTCTCGACCTCCTGGTCGTCGCCACCGCGGTCGTGACCGCAGTGGGAACCCTGCTGCGTGACGACCTGGAGAACCCGGACGGGCCGCTGTTCGTGCTCGAGCTGCTCGGCATCACGTCGTCGGTGCTGGTCCTGCTGGCTCGGCGACGCTTTCCCTTCGCCGCGCCGGCCACGACGTGGCTGGTGTGCGCCGCCCTCTCGTTCGTGGACCCGCAGCTGATCGTCAACGGTGCCGGCATCCTCGTCGCCGGGATGGGAGCCGCCGTGCTGCTGGGCACCGTCCGCAACGCGTCGCTCTCCCGCCTCGGTCTGGTGATCGCCCTGGCGAGCTCGTTGACGGTGGTGCGCAACGGGCCGAGCTCCACGACCGACGACATGATCTCGGTCCCGGTGATGTTCGCCCTCGGCTGGCTGGTCGGGTGGTCCCTGCGGGAGCGCACGGAGCGGACCGAGGCGGCGGAGGAGCGCGCACGGATCGCCGAGCTCGAGCGGGAGGCCGCGGCCCGGGTGGCGGTGGCCGAGGAGCGCGGCCGGATCGCCCGGGAGCTGCACGACGTCGTGGCCCACGCGGTGAGCGTGATCGTGCTGCAGGTCGGTGCCGTCAGGCACCGGATGCCGGAGGACGCGGCTGCGGACCGCGAGGCCCTGCGCAACGTCGAGGAGGCAGGACGCACGGCGCTCACCGAGATGAGGCGCCTGCTGGCCGCGATGCGCGACGACGAGGACGCCCCGGAGCTGGCGCCGACACCCGGTCTCGACGACCTCGACCGCCTCGTCCGCGACGTCCGCGCCGCGGGGCTCGACGTCAGGGTCGAGGTCCGTGGGACACCCGTCGCCCTCCCGCGCGGCCTGGACCTCTCGGCCTACCGCATCGTGCAGGAGGCGCTCACCAACAGCCTGAGGCACTCCGGGGCCGCACGCGCCGAGGTGGTCGTGGCGTACGCGCCCTCGGAGCTGAGCCTGCAGGTGCACGACCTCGGCGGCAACGGTGCCCGCCCGACGGTGGGCGCGAGCGGCGGGCACGGCCTGGTCGGCATCCGCGAGCGGGTCAAGCTCTTCGAGGGCGACCTCGATGCCGGACCCGCACCGGGCGGCGGCTTCCTGGTGCGGGCGCGCCTGCCCCTGGGAGGTGGCACATGA